Proteins from one Roseovarius nanhaiticus genomic window:
- a CDS encoding DNA gyrase inhibitor YacG — translation MSCPICNKPADAAHRPFCSKRCANVDLARWLGGQYAIPSNDPEDIEAALDAAQEAEEAAQKKPH, via the coding sequence ATGAGCTGTCCGATCTGCAACAAGCCGGCTGACGCTGCGCACCGCCCATTTTGTTCCAAGCGCTGCGCGAATGTAGATCTCGCCCGTTGGCTAGGCGGCCAATATGCCATCCCCTCGAACGATCCCGAAGACATCGAAGCCGCCTTGGATGCCGCGCAAGAGGCCGAGGAAGCTGCGCAGAAAAAACCGCATTGA